Proteins co-encoded in one Arachis stenosperma cultivar V10309 chromosome 7, arast.V10309.gnm1.PFL2, whole genome shotgun sequence genomic window:
- the LOC130939568 gene encoding uncharacterized protein LOC130939568, which translates to MEGTANLVVYHNGEIIHNTHEGVRFVSQNPFSFVVPCTMTLMELQNGLCQSMENGTLMRVSIILYRNPIVVFGGLIQFDVLPITDEASMQNMFQIHRQTQMRHPQIELYVEFETVEVQNDIDIHDDRAAVYEGMNSDSKEDFEATYEAGDEDEDGDVGVEAATENVVVHPSSSQPMDVPPFMRELDLEAMHAPEFLEYANIGVADLVDGEFRIGMEYSSRKSVVAAIRNFTISKGVDYEVYESEPQTFYAKCKMYGRGCDWLIRASLIRKKECWEIRRYNGRHTCTIGTISQDHSKLDSDTVAEAIRPLVETDPTIKVKYIIAEVQSRFNYTISYRKAWLAKQKSIANIFGGWEDSYQALPWWLSIMVQKMPGSVVQIETRPLYNGNEEAQGVKIMHRVFWSFNPCIRAFRHCKPLVQVDGTHLYGKYKGTLLVAVAQDGNQNIVPITFALVEGETADAWHFFLRNLRTYVVRKDGVGMISDWHESIRAAVNRSGGDWQPPRAWWMFCIRHIDSNFLRAFKVPHLQKLVVNIGYSRTVEEYNINYKRLEERGEAYARWCDAIGLRHWVLAFDEGHQWGHMTTNLVECINSVLKGARNLPVLALVRATYYRLNELITRKSVETHERKRAGYTYSAFAQQRIEASMQHAGNIVVHRFDRRNKVFEVREMTTGKVLVVDLARRTCGCGHFQIERIPCRHVIACCANQRFDWQLYVHDVHKMTEVRKIYRFEFTPLGDPETWPAYEGPTLVANPALRRTSKGRPKLTRYLNEMDSRDMHGPRICRLCGAQGHSRSRYPQRAGPSGTGS; encoded by the exons ATGGAGGGAACCGCAAATTTGGTGGTGTATCACAACGGTGAGATAATACATAATACTCATGAGGGAGTGAGGTTTGTGTCCCAGAATCCGTTTTCGTTTGTGGTTCCATGCACGATGACGTTAATGGAGCTGCAGAACGGCCTCTGTCAAAGCATGGAAAATGGTACATTAATGAGAGTGAGCATAATTCTGTATCGAAATCCGATTGTAGTTTTTGGTGGTCTAATACAGTTTGATGTCCTGCCGATTACTGATGAAGCGAGTATGCAGAATATGTTTCAAATTCATCGGCAGACTCAGATGCGACACCCACAGATTGAGTTGTACGTTGAGTTTGAAACTGTGGAGGTTCAAAACGATATAGACATACATGACGATAGAGCTGCAGTGTACGAAGGAATGAATAGTGACAGCAAAGAGGACTTCGAAGCCACTTATGAGGCCGGTGACGAAGATGAGGATGGTGATGTGGGAGTTGAAGCAGCAACAGAGAATGTAGTGGTTCATCCGTCTAGCAGTCAACCGATGGACGTTCCACCTTTTATGCGTGAGTTGGATCTCGAGGCCATGCATGCCCCCGAGTTTCTGGAATATGCAAATATAG GCGTTGCTGATCTTGTGGACGGAGAGTTCCGGATTGGAATGGAATACAGTAGTAGAAAGTCGGTCGTCGCAGCAATTAGAAATTTCACTATATCTAAAGGAGTTGACTATGAGGTGTATGAGTCTGAGCCACAGACGTTCTATGCAAAATGCAAGATGTACGGGCGTGGATGTGACTGGCTTATCCGAGCCAGCTTGATACGGAAAAAAGAATGTTGGGAGATACGTAGATACAACGGTAGGCACACGTGCACGATCGGAACGATTTCACAAGATCATTCCAAGTTGGACTCAGATACAGTTGCTGAGGCTATAAGGCCATTGGTCGAGACGGACCCGACCATTAAGGTGAAATATATAATTGCAGAAGTCCAGTCGAGGTTCAACTATACCATCAGTTACCGAAAGGCTTGGTTGGCAAAGCAGAAGTCAATAGCCAACATTTTTGGTGGTTGGGAGGATTCTTACcaagccttgccatggtggctCTCGATCATGGTGCAGAAGATGCCTGGTTCAGTTGTCCAAATAGAAACACGACCATTGTACAACGGGAATGAGGAGGCACAAGGTGTAAAAATAATGCATCGTGTATTTTGGAGTTTCAATCCATGCATTAGGGCATTCAGGCATTGCAAGCCCCTGGTTCAGGTTGACGGCACACACCTATACGGAAAATACAAAGGTACACTTCTAGTCGCTGTAGCACAAGATGGGAACCAGAACATTGTGCCTATCACCTTTGCCTTGGTGGAAGGGGAGACAGCTGATGCGTGGCACTTCTTTCTCAGGAATCTGCGAACGTATGTTGTTAGAAAAGATGGGGTGGGTATGATCTCAGACTGGCATGAGTCAATACGGGCAGCAGTTAATCGTTCCGGTGGTGACTGGCAACCTCCAAGAGCATGGTGGATGTTTTGTATAAGACACATCGATAGTAACTTCCTAAGGGCATTCAAAGTTCCTCACTTGCAGAAGCTTGTTGTCAACATAGGGTATTCAAGAACGGTGGAGGAGTACAATATCAATTATAAGAGGTTGGAAGAGCGAGGCGAGGCATATGCCAGGTGGTGCGATGCCATCGGACTCAGACATTGGGTATTGGCATTCGACGAGGGACATCAATGGGGCCATATGACAACGAACCTTGTGGAGTGCATTAACTCAGTGTTGAAGGGTGCCCGTAATCTACCTGTGTTGGCGCTGGTCCGAGCAACATATTATAGGTTAAATGAACTCATTACGCGGAAAAGTGTCGAGACTCATGAACGCAAGCGTGCTGGATATACGTACTCCGCATTTGCGCAACAGCGGATAGAAGCAAGTATGCAACATGCTGGGAATATAGTTGTGCACCGCTTTGATAGACGAAATAAAGTGTTTGAGGTGCGCGAAATGACTACTGGAAAGGTGTTAGTTGTTGATCTTGCACGACGGACGTGTGGCTGTGGACACTTTCAGATTGAACGAATACCATGTCGCCATGTTATTGCTTGCTGTGCTAACCAGCGTTTTGATTGGCAGTTGTATGTGCATGATGTGCACAAGATGACGGAAGTTCGTAAGATTTATAGATTTGAGTTCACACCATTAGGAGATCCCGAGACATGGCCTGCTTATGAGGGACCGACATTGGTTGCTAATCCCGCCCTGAGGCGAACGTCTAAAGGCAGGCCCAAGCTGACCCGATACTTGAATGAAATGGACTCACGTGACATGCATGGTCCTCGGATATGCCGTCTATGTGGTGCTCAGGGTCATAGTCGGAGTAGGTATCCGCAGCGTGCTGGACCGAGTGGTACTGGTTCATAG